In Qipengyuania psychrotolerans, one DNA window encodes the following:
- a CDS encoding Rne/Rng family ribonuclease: MATRMLIDARHQEETRVAVLKGNRIEEFDFESADKKQIKGNIYLAKVTRVEPSLQAAFVDFGGNRHGFLAFSEIHPDYYQIPKEDRAALLEAEAEAAEEEQRLRAEEEDRGELPGDEYDAEDESSEALAEDLAEDGLEEVDTSDKDNVATIEEGHLDGDDDDDDDSDSEENEKQSGRGRGERGRGRRQGKGRSRAKEVDEARAKRMALRRRYKIQDVIQRRQVLLVQVVKEERGNKGAALTTYLSLAGRYTVLMPNSSHGGGISRKINSASDRKRLKQIVGDLSLPKTMGLIVRTAGLSRTKTEIKRDFDYLARLWDEIREKTLSSAAPALIHSDSDLIKRAIRDIYNREIEEVIVEGENGFKSAKAFMKMLMPSHARRVKQYVDPVPLFQRYGAEDQLKAMYDPVVQLKSGGYLVINPTEALVSIDINSGRSTKEHNIEQTALHTNLEAAKEIARQLRLRDMAGLVVIDFIDQEHHSNTRKVERAMKDALKSDRARIQVGRISSFGLMEMSRQRLRTGVLEATTRECPHCDGTGLVRTASSAGLSALRLIEEEAAKGKGTRIRLGASTEAAIYLLNEKRNDLIEIEKRYGVTAEIVPEGEDEGAKMSVTSHGPKPKEAPKFDTIVDDEDFDDDDIEDEIVEEEAQDDDDRQNKKRRRRRGGRGRNKNRDQDTSEETEGDDDDGVSETSHADDDDSENKPKKRRRRGGRRRGGRGRGSNSDEVTSEDAANLEQVSEQVVEDMAVVAGPDGASETAEKAAEEEKPKRKRAPRKKKVVDDTPETESTDEVAPVEKPKRTRRKKAEPEASNAEVPAAEAEAKPKRTRKKKVDAEAETTAEAPAKPKRTRAKKAPEGDAEQAKEATPVVNAPSEAPKPSAKKADDADESAADGSKAKRGWWQRTFGE, from the coding sequence ATGGCAACGCGCATGCTAATCGACGCGCGCCACCAGGAAGAAACCCGGGTGGCAGTCCTCAAGGGAAACCGAATTGAGGAATTCGACTTCGAATCTGCCGACAAGAAGCAGATTAAAGGAAACATCTATCTAGCCAAGGTCACGAGGGTCGAGCCTTCGTTGCAAGCCGCGTTCGTCGATTTCGGCGGCAACCGGCATGGTTTCCTCGCATTCAGCGAAATCCATCCCGACTATTACCAGATTCCCAAGGAAGATCGTGCTGCCCTGCTCGAAGCCGAAGCCGAAGCGGCTGAGGAAGAGCAACGCCTGCGCGCCGAAGAGGAAGATCGCGGTGAACTGCCTGGCGACGAGTATGACGCCGAAGATGAAAGCTCTGAAGCCCTCGCCGAAGACCTCGCCGAAGACGGTCTTGAAGAAGTCGACACGTCCGACAAGGACAACGTAGCCACCATCGAAGAAGGCCATCTCGATGGCGATGACGATGATGATGACGACAGCGATTCGGAAGAAAACGAAAAGCAGTCAGGCCGCGGTCGTGGCGAACGCGGTCGCGGTCGTCGTCAGGGCAAGGGCCGCAGCCGCGCCAAGGAAGTCGACGAAGCTCGCGCAAAGCGCATGGCTCTTCGTCGTCGTTACAAGATCCAGGACGTTATCCAGCGCCGACAGGTATTGCTCGTCCAGGTCGTAAAGGAAGAGCGCGGCAACAAGGGCGCCGCACTGACTACCTACCTCAGCCTTGCTGGACGCTACACAGTCCTCATGCCGAACAGCAGCCACGGCGGCGGCATTTCGCGCAAGATCAATTCGGCCAGCGACCGCAAGCGCCTCAAGCAGATCGTCGGCGATCTCAGCCTTCCCAAGACGATGGGTCTGATTGTTCGTACTGCGGGGCTTTCGCGCACCAAGACCGAAATCAAGCGCGATTTCGACTATCTCGCCCGCCTGTGGGACGAGATCCGCGAGAAAACGCTGTCTTCTGCCGCGCCGGCGTTGATCCATTCGGACAGCGACCTGATCAAGCGCGCGATCCGCGACATCTACAATCGCGAGATCGAAGAAGTCATCGTCGAAGGCGAAAACGGATTCAAATCCGCGAAGGCTTTCATGAAAATGCTGATGCCCAGCCATGCGCGCAGGGTGAAGCAGTATGTCGATCCCGTGCCGCTGTTCCAGCGCTATGGCGCAGAAGATCAACTCAAAGCGATGTACGATCCGGTCGTCCAGCTCAAATCGGGCGGGTACCTTGTCATCAATCCGACCGAAGCGCTCGTGTCGATCGACATCAACTCCGGTCGATCGACCAAAGAACACAACATCGAACAGACGGCGCTTCACACGAATCTCGAAGCCGCCAAGGAAATCGCACGCCAGCTGCGCCTTCGCGACATGGCCGGTCTCGTCGTAATCGACTTTATCGACCAGGAGCATCACTCGAACACCCGCAAGGTCGAGCGGGCGATGAAAGACGCTCTCAAGAGCGACCGTGCCCGCATTCAGGTTGGACGAATCTCCAGTTTCGGACTCATGGAAATGAGCCGGCAGCGTCTGCGTACAGGCGTCCTCGAAGCGACCACGCGCGAGTGTCCGCATTGTGATGGAACCGGTCTTGTCCGGACGGCAAGTTCCGCAGGCCTTTCAGCACTGCGTCTGATCGAAGAAGAAGCTGCCAAGGGCAAGGGAACCCGCATACGCCTGGGCGCCAGCACGGAAGCGGCAATCTATCTTCTCAACGAGAAGCGCAACGATCTGATCGAGATCGAAAAGCGCTATGGTGTGACGGCTGAAATCGTGCCTGAAGGCGAAGATGAAGGCGCCAAGATGAGCGTCACCAGCCACGGTCCCAAGCCGAAGGAAGCGCCGAAGTTCGACACAATCGTCGACGACGAAGACTTTGACGACGACGATATCGAAGACGAAATCGTCGAAGAAGAAGCGCAAGACGATGATGATCGCCAGAACAAGAAGCGTCGCCGTCGCCGTGGTGGCCGCGGGCGCAACAAGAACCGTGATCAGGACACCTCGGAAGAAACCGAGGGCGACGACGATGATGGGGTCTCCGAGACCTCACATGCCGATGATGACGACAGCGAGAACAAGCCCAAGAAACGTCGCCGCCGTGGCGGTCGCCGCCGGGGTGGTCGTGGACGCGGAAGCAATTCTGATGAAGTGACATCGGAAGATGCCGCAAATCTTGAACAGGTGTCTGAGCAGGTCGTCGAAGATATGGCTGTGGTGGCTGGACCCGACGGTGCCTCCGAAACAGCAGAGAAGGCCGCTGAGGAAGAGAAACCCAAGCGCAAGCGCGCCCCTCGTAAGAAAAAGGTAGTCGACGACACGCCTGAGACTGAATCCACAGACGAGGTTGCACCTGTGGAGAAGCCCAAGCGCACGCGGCGCAAGAAGGCTGAACCTGAAGCTTCAAATGCCGAGGTTCCCGCTGCAGAAGCGGAAGCCAAGCCCAAGCGCACGCGGAAAAAGAAAGTCGATGCAGAAGCGGAAACGACCGCTGAAGCACCGGCTAAGCCGAAGCGAACTCGCGCGAAAAAGGCTCCCGAAGGCGACGCAGAACAGGCCAAAGAAGCCACGCCTGTCGTTAACGCACCAAGCGAGGCGCCCAAACCCTCTGCGAAAAAAGCCGACGATGCTGACGAAAGCGCGGCGGATGGCAGCAAAGCCAAGCGCGGTTGGTGGCAACGCACTTTCGGTGAATAA
- a CDS encoding penicillin-binding protein 1A — protein MSDTTYLEYVRTRLTGDPARFISWMRENWHESRRLRVVTYLVGIAVMLLVLLWASLARNLPDAESLLEYETPLPTVVRGVDGEIVHSYARERRVQLQYVDFPRPMIEAFLSAEDKTFFTHGGVDFTGTLNAVVDYAVKFGSGERAVGGSTITQQVAKNLLLGDEYSVTRKVKEMLLAQRIEQVLTKQEIIELYLNEIPLGRRSFGVQAASRAYFDKDVADLDLHETAFLAILPKAPERYGRERYRDLAVTRRNFVLDQMVANDFVTQAAANTAKAQPLGLVQQRSERSADAGYFLEEVRRQLIDDFGETAEDGGNSVYSGGLWVRTSLDTELQDAARDALRAQLLSYHGNRGYTGPLATLNPDNGSLHSQLASSNLGINYRDWRVGVITAGGSSPTIGLTDGEDYPLSGAPDNLKIGDVVAAEKSGSGYLLRAVPQVSGAFLAEAPQTGRILAMQGGFDSRLGSFNRATQALRQPGSTIKPFVYAAALDNGMTPATQVPDQTFCVWQGAQLGEKCFRNFGGGGGGEHTLRWGLEQSRNLMTVHIADDTGMQNVTSTIARVGIGDYDPYYSFALGAGDTTVARMVNAYAALANWGRQNEGSVIDYVQDRRGKVIFRSDKRECTSCSMEEWDGQPMPRFEPSGKQVLDPRTAFQMVHMLQGVVTRGTAVRLRSLELPLFGKTGTTNGPTNAWFVGGTPDIIAGMYVGFDQPRNLGGWVQGGNTAAPIMKRFVEETKDRWTAQDFIAPPGIRMVKIDRRTGKRVFEGTPSNDPNAAVIWEAFKPDTEPPRSTRSDELAAKRAEILELIRRARQGVRADRASNSSSRDEPAGDFVEDNEGLY, from the coding sequence ATGAGTGACACGACCTATCTCGAATATGTGCGCACGCGCCTGACCGGCGATCCGGCTCGGTTTATCAGCTGGATGCGTGAGAACTGGCACGAAAGCCGCCGCCTGCGGGTGGTGACTTATCTCGTCGGTATAGCGGTCATGTTGCTGGTCCTTCTGTGGGCGTCGCTGGCGCGCAATCTTCCTGATGCAGAATCGCTGCTGGAATATGAGACACCGCTGCCCACCGTTGTGCGCGGCGTCGATGGCGAGATCGTACACTCCTACGCCCGCGAACGGCGCGTCCAGTTACAGTATGTGGATTTTCCGCGTCCGATGATCGAGGCCTTTCTGTCGGCTGAGGACAAGACGTTTTTCACCCATGGCGGGGTCGATTTCACCGGCACCCTCAATGCAGTTGTCGATTACGCCGTCAAATTCGGATCGGGCGAGCGAGCGGTGGGCGGATCCACCATAACGCAGCAGGTCGCGAAGAACCTGCTGCTGGGTGATGAGTACTCAGTGACGCGCAAAGTGAAGGAAATGCTCCTCGCACAGCGCATCGAGCAGGTCCTCACCAAGCAAGAGATCATCGAGCTTTATCTCAATGAAATTCCGCTGGGCCGGCGGAGCTTCGGTGTCCAGGCTGCCTCGCGCGCATACTTCGACAAGGATGTTGCAGACCTCGACCTGCATGAAACCGCGTTTCTCGCAATTCTGCCTAAAGCTCCTGAGCGTTACGGGCGTGAGCGGTACCGCGATCTTGCGGTGACGCGGCGCAATTTCGTGCTCGATCAGATGGTCGCGAACGATTTTGTCACGCAGGCCGCTGCCAATACCGCAAAGGCTCAACCGCTTGGCCTCGTCCAGCAACGCAGCGAACGGTCTGCAGATGCTGGATACTTCCTCGAAGAAGTTCGCCGCCAGTTGATCGACGACTTTGGCGAGACGGCCGAGGATGGGGGCAACAGTGTCTACTCTGGCGGGCTCTGGGTGCGAACCTCTCTCGACACCGAATTGCAGGACGCAGCGCGCGATGCGCTAAGAGCCCAATTGCTGAGTTATCACGGTAATCGCGGCTACACCGGCCCGCTCGCGACCCTCAATCCCGACAACGGCAGCCTCCATTCGCAGCTCGCGTCTTCCAACCTCGGTATCAATTACCGTGATTGGCGAGTTGGGGTGATTACCGCAGGCGGATCATCACCGACCATCGGGCTGACCGACGGTGAAGATTACCCCCTATCTGGCGCGCCAGATAATTTGAAAATTGGCGATGTCGTCGCGGCTGAGAAATCGGGTTCCGGATACCTTTTGCGCGCTGTGCCGCAGGTATCGGGAGCCTTCCTTGCAGAGGCTCCGCAAACCGGCCGCATCCTGGCAATGCAGGGCGGGTTCGACAGCCGGCTAGGAAGCTTCAACCGTGCAACACAGGCGCTGCGCCAGCCCGGTTCAACCATCAAGCCGTTCGTTTATGCTGCGGCGCTCGACAATGGAATGACCCCCGCCACTCAGGTTCCCGACCAGACATTCTGCGTTTGGCAGGGTGCTCAGCTGGGTGAGAAGTGCTTCCGCAATTTCGGCGGCGGCGGCGGCGGCGAACATACCCTGCGCTGGGGCCTTGAGCAGAGCCGCAATCTAATGACCGTTCACATCGCCGATGACACGGGGATGCAGAATGTAACCAGTACGATCGCGCGCGTCGGAATAGGCGATTACGACCCCTATTACTCCTTCGCACTTGGCGCAGGCGACACTACGGTCGCGCGCATGGTCAACGCTTACGCAGCTTTGGCAAACTGGGGCAGGCAGAACGAAGGCAGCGTGATCGACTACGTGCAAGACCGCCGGGGGAAGGTCATCTTCCGTTCGGACAAGCGCGAATGCACATCATGCAGCATGGAAGAATGGGACGGCCAGCCCATGCCCCGGTTCGAACCTTCGGGTAAGCAGGTTCTCGATCCGCGCACAGCTTTCCAGATGGTGCACATGCTGCAAGGCGTGGTCACTCGCGGCACTGCCGTGCGGCTGCGCAGCCTGGAGCTACCACTGTTCGGCAAGACCGGCACCACCAACGGTCCAACCAATGCGTGGTTCGTAGGCGGCACGCCGGATATTATTGCCGGGATGTATGTCGGCTTTGACCAACCACGCAATCTGGGTGGCTGGGTGCAAGGCGGGAACACCGCTGCGCCGATCATGAAGCGGTTCGTGGAGGAAACCAAGGATCGCTGGACAGCGCAGGACTTTATTGCGCCTCCCGGCATACGCATGGTCAAGATCGACAGGCGTACGGGTAAGCGCGTGTTCGAAGGCACTCCATCGAATGACCCCAATGCCGCTGTGATCTGGGAGGCGTTCAAGCCAGACACGGAACCACCGCGTTCAACCCGTTCCGATGAACTCGCTGCAAAGCGCGCCGAGATTTTGGAGCTTATCCGCCGAGCCCGGCAAGGGGTGAGGGCAGACCGCGCGTCAAACTCGTCCAGTCGTGACGAACCAGCCGGCGATTTCGTCGAGGATAACGAAGGCCTCTACTAG
- a CDS encoding class I SAM-dependent methyltransferase: protein MKFRIVTVLCVLILGGCDVTVGDDEAINTFPEPDRPVSEIGSNQFSTEDARDSRGEAQKVMDLAEIGPGMTVADIGAGDGYYTVRLAPRVGNKGRVLAQDIDGDALMRLGRRVEREGLRNISIRKGQPDDPMLPANSFDRIFMVHMYHEIQQPYAFLWNMWPSLREGGQVIVVDVDRPTDQHGIDPLLLSCEFRRVGYELVEFKAAPELSGYYAQFKAAANRPEPKDIKPCRTDEIELD, encoded by the coding sequence GTGAAGTTTCGCATCGTCACCGTCCTTTGCGTGCTCATCTTGGGCGGATGCGATGTGACTGTCGGCGATGATGAGGCCATCAACACCTTCCCTGAACCGGACAGACCCGTTTCGGAGATCGGTTCGAATCAATTCTCGACCGAAGACGCCCGTGACAGCCGCGGCGAGGCCCAGAAGGTCATGGATCTGGCCGAAATCGGCCCCGGTATGACGGTGGCCGATATCGGCGCCGGAGATGGTTACTACACCGTCCGTCTCGCGCCCCGGGTAGGGAACAAAGGCAGGGTCTTGGCGCAAGACATTGACGGAGATGCGCTTATGCGGCTCGGGCGGCGTGTCGAACGTGAAGGCTTGCGCAACATTTCCATCCGCAAGGGTCAGCCTGACGACCCGATGCTTCCGGCCAACAGTTTTGATCGCATTTTCATGGTCCACATGTATCATGAAATTCAGCAGCCCTACGCGTTTCTGTGGAATATGTGGCCGAGCCTGCGCGAAGGCGGGCAGGTTATCGTGGTCGACGTAGATCGCCCAACCGACCAGCACGGCATCGATCCGCTTCTCTTGTCGTGCGAATTTCGCCGCGTCGGATATGAATTGGTCGAGTTCAAGGCGGCGCCCGAATTGTCGGGGTACTATGCACAGTTCAAGGCAGCCGCTAACAGGCCAGAGCCTAAAGACATAAAGCCTTGCCGGACCGACGAGATCGAACTGGACTAG
- a CDS encoding NAD(P)H-dependent flavin oxidoreductase, producing the protein MSFKGLSPIVYGGREVWPLVEGGKGVSATNHASSGAWAAAGGIGTVSAVNADSYDEDGNPIPQVYPQATRKERFEQLVRYGIDGATEQVKRAHEISGGKGAININVLWEMGGAQQVLEGVLENCPGLVTGVTCGAGMPYKLAEIAAKYNVHYLPIVSSARAFRALWKRSYSKVPHLMAAVVYEDPWLAGGHNGLSNAEDPRKPEDPYPRVKALRETMRAEGVSEDTAIVMAGGVWFLREWNDWIDNPELGKIMFQFGTRPLLTEESPIPQVWKDMLRTVEPGDVLLHKFSPTGFYSSAVKTPFLYDLMHRSERQIPIFKRDQEEGTIPLADHGKAKYFFVHPGDQRKAQAWMAEGFTEALKTPDETVVFATPESAEQIREDQQNCMGCLSHCQFSSWKDHDNHTTGRLADPRSFCIQKTLQDIAHGGDPDENLAFAGHAAYRFKQDPFYSNNYTPSVKQLVERILTGD; encoded by the coding sequence ATGAGTTTCAAGGGTCTTAGCCCCATCGTTTATGGCGGCCGCGAAGTCTGGCCGCTGGTCGAAGGCGGGAAGGGCGTTTCAGCCACAAACCATGCAAGCTCCGGTGCCTGGGCAGCCGCTGGCGGCATCGGGACGGTCAGCGCGGTCAATGCAGATAGCTATGACGAGGATGGAAACCCCATCCCGCAGGTCTATCCGCAGGCAACGCGCAAGGAACGCTTTGAACAGCTTGTCCGGTACGGAATTGACGGCGCAACCGAGCAGGTGAAGCGCGCTCATGAAATTTCGGGCGGGAAGGGCGCGATCAACATCAATGTGTTGTGGGAAATGGGCGGCGCACAGCAGGTTCTCGAAGGTGTGCTGGAAAACTGCCCCGGGCTTGTGACCGGTGTCACCTGTGGCGCTGGCATGCCGTACAAACTTGCCGAGATCGCTGCAAAGTATAACGTCCACTACCTGCCGATCGTAAGCTCAGCCCGTGCATTTCGCGCGCTCTGGAAGCGGAGTTATTCGAAAGTCCCGCACCTGATGGCGGCTGTCGTTTACGAAGATCCATGGCTGGCAGGTGGGCATAACGGTCTTTCCAATGCCGAGGATCCGCGCAAGCCCGAAGATCCCTATCCACGCGTCAAGGCGCTTCGCGAAACGATGCGCGCAGAAGGCGTGTCGGAAGATACCGCGATCGTGATGGCCGGCGGTGTGTGGTTCCTGCGCGAATGGAACGACTGGATCGACAATCCCGAACTGGGCAAGATCATGTTCCAGTTTGGCACTCGTCCATTGCTGACCGAGGAAAGCCCGATTCCGCAGGTCTGGAAAGACATGCTGCGAACCGTTGAGCCGGGTGATGTGTTACTCCACAAATTCAGCCCGACCGGTTTCTATTCCAGCGCGGTAAAGACCCCGTTCCTGTATGATCTGATGCATCGGTCGGAACGCCAGATTCCTATCTTCAAGCGTGACCAGGAAGAGGGCACGATCCCCTTGGCCGATCACGGGAAGGCCAAATATTTCTTCGTACATCCCGGAGACCAGCGCAAGGCGCAGGCTTGGATGGCAGAAGGCTTTACCGAAGCACTCAAGACGCCAGACGAAACGGTTGTTTTTGCCACTCCGGAAAGCGCCGAGCAAATCCGTGAAGACCAGCAAAACTGCATGGGCTGTCTGTCGCACTGCCAGTTCTCGAGCTGGAAGGACCATGACAATCATACAACGGGCCGGTTGGCTGATCCGCGGAGCTTCTGCATCCAGAAAACCCTGCAGGACATCGCCCATGGCGGAGACCCGGACGAAAACCTGGCCTTCGCAGGACACGCTGCATATCGCTTCAAGCAGGACCCGTTCTATTCCAACAACTACACGCCGAGCGTGAAGCAGTTGGTGGAGCGCATCCTTACCGGGGATTGA
- the prfB gene encoding peptide chain release factor 2: MRAEGQAHIDRIAAALGLVRQSLDWERALRRLDELDARVQDPTLWDDPKQAQAITQEQKRLETAINTVREIESEMNDAVEFVEMGDAEGDEEVVQEGLASLAKLADRADRDKVQALLSGEADGNDTYLEIHAGAGGTESQDWAEMLFRMYTRWAERRGFKVETVEYQAGDQAGIKSATLLIKGENAYGYAKTESGVHRLVRISPYDSSARRHTSFSSVWVYPVIDDDIDIEINPSDLKIDTYRASGAGGQHVNTTDSAVRITHQPTGIVVASQNDRSQHKNRATAMGMLKARLFEREMAEREAVASGEYQEKSDIGWGHQIRSYVLQPYQMVKDLRTGVTSPNPDDVLDGAVDQFISAALAQLVTGETVEVEDTE; this comes from the coding sequence ATGCGTGCCGAAGGGCAGGCTCATATTGATCGTATCGCCGCCGCGTTGGGACTGGTTCGCCAGTCGCTCGACTGGGAGCGCGCTCTGCGCCGGCTCGACGAACTTGACGCCCGTGTTCAGGACCCCACGCTTTGGGATGATCCGAAGCAGGCACAGGCGATCACTCAGGAACAGAAACGCCTCGAAACCGCGATAAATACGGTTCGCGAAATCGAGAGTGAAATGAACGATGCCGTCGAATTCGTCGAGATGGGCGATGCGGAAGGCGACGAAGAAGTGGTGCAGGAAGGGCTGGCCAGCCTCGCCAAGCTTGCCGACCGTGCGGATCGGGACAAGGTGCAGGCGCTGCTTTCGGGTGAAGCGGATGGCAATGACACCTATCTCGAAATCCATGCAGGTGCGGGCGGTACGGAAAGCCAGGACTGGGCTGAAATGCTCTTCCGGATGTACACCCGCTGGGCCGAGCGGCGCGGCTTCAAGGTCGAAACGGTGGAATACCAGGCCGGCGACCAGGCCGGGATCAAGTCGGCAACGCTGCTGATCAAGGGTGAGAACGCCTATGGTTATGCCAAGACCGAAAGCGGTGTGCATCGCCTGGTTCGGATAAGTCCTTACGACAGCTCTGCCCGCCGCCATACCAGCTTCAGTTCGGTCTGGGTCTATCCCGTAATCGATGACGATATCGACATCGAGATCAATCCGTCAGACCTCAAGATCGACACGTACCGTGCATCGGGCGCGGGCGGTCAGCACGTAAACACCACCGATTCCGCAGTGCGCATTACGCACCAGCCGACCGGTATTGTCGTGGCGAGCCAGAACGACCGAAGCCAGCACAAGAACCGCGCAACGGCTATGGGCATGTTGAAAGCGCGCCTGTTCGAGCGCGAGATGGCAGAGCGCGAGGCTGTTGCTTCCGGGGAATACCAGGAAAAGAGCGACATTGGCTGGGGCCATCAGATCCGCAGCTATGTCTTGCAGCCCTACCAGATGGTGAAGGACCTTCGCACCGGCGTCACTTCGCCCAATCCGGACGATGTGCTGGACGGCGCAGTCGATCAGTTTATCTCCGCAGCACTCGCCCAGCTCGTAACGGGCGAAACGGTCGAGGTGGAGGATACCGAGTGA
- a CDS encoding nuclear transport factor 2 family protein yields MDEFASKIEALEHLWMRAWMQRDRNQMKSLASRDFIFLLGSTKAAILDRASWLEAATTRFKLMEYRFDEVYVRRHGSVAVFATQLTLDARMGDTPWTGQTWLMDLWRKSKIKRKWQIVERTISRPDTDETMPDAIRAMQLWR; encoded by the coding sequence ATGGACGAATTTGCCTCGAAAATCGAAGCGCTTGAGCACCTTTGGATGCGCGCATGGATGCAACGTGATCGCAACCAGATGAAGTCGCTTGCCTCGCGGGATTTCATTTTCCTGCTCGGCTCGACCAAGGCCGCAATTCTGGACCGCGCAAGCTGGTTGGAAGCGGCAACCACGCGCTTCAAGCTCATGGAATACCGCTTCGACGAGGTCTATGTGCGAAGGCACGGGTCCGTGGCCGTCTTCGCCACCCAGCTTACGCTGGATGCAAGAATGGGCGACACTCCCTGGACCGGCCAGACCTGGCTGATGGACCTTTGGCGCAAGTCGAAAATCAAACGTAAATGGCAGATCGTCGAACGAACGATCTCGCGTCCTGACACCGACGAAACGATGCCCGACGCGATTCGTGCTATGCAGCTCTGGCGTTGA
- a CDS encoding 2-hydroxyacid dehydrogenase translates to MTSNDTPSKRLDRTPRVFVTRHLDVNVEQRMSDLFDARLNPADRPLDRESLIEGLQHCDVLVPTVTDRIDEEIIAAAGPDLGLIANFGAGTEHIDLKAASKRKIIVTNTPGVFTDDTADLTMAGIIGVPRRVREGVELIRSGQWTGWAPTAMLGRKLGGKKLGIVGMGRIGQAVAHRARAFGLEIQYHNRKRLPEAIERMFSAQWVETLDELVATSDILTLHCPATPETRGMIDARIIGLMKEGASLINTARGDLVDQEALIAALESGRLLGAGLDVFPDEPNVDPRLIKHPNVMTLPHIGSATQEGREESGIKVIANIRMWADGHRPPDQVLTGLA, encoded by the coding sequence ATGACCTCAAATGACACACCTTCAAAGCGCCTGGATCGCACTCCGCGCGTGTTCGTCACCCGGCACCTCGATGTAAATGTCGAGCAGCGGATGAGCGATCTCTTCGATGCACGCCTCAACCCTGCCGATAGGCCGCTGGACCGCGAAAGCCTGATCGAAGGCTTGCAGCACTGTGACGTGCTGGTTCCGACGGTCACTGACCGCATTGATGAAGAGATTATCGCAGCCGCTGGCCCAGACCTTGGCCTGATCGCCAATTTCGGCGCCGGAACCGAGCACATCGACCTCAAGGCAGCGTCCAAGCGCAAGATCATCGTCACCAATACTCCGGGCGTCTTCACCGATGATACTGCAGATCTAACGATGGCGGGAATTATCGGAGTTCCGCGCCGCGTCCGCGAGGGTGTCGAGTTGATCCGCAGCGGTCAGTGGACCGGCTGGGCACCCACAGCGATGCTGGGCCGCAAACTCGGGGGCAAGAAGCTCGGGATCGTCGGTATGGGCCGGATTGGACAAGCCGTCGCGCACAGGGCGCGGGCTTTCGGCCTTGAGATCCAGTATCACAACCGAAAAAGATTGCCCGAAGCCATCGAGCGGATGTTCAGCGCTCAGTGGGTAGAAACGCTCGATGAACTCGTTGCGACCAGCGACATTCTGACGCTTCATTGTCCGGCTACGCCTGAGACCCGCGGTATGATCGATGCCCGCATCATCGGACTGATGAAAGAAGGTGCCAGTCTCATCAATACCGCCCGAGGCGACCTGGTCGATCAGGAAGCCTTGATCGCAGCGCTCGAGAGCGGGCGCCTTCTGGGTGCAGGCCTCGATGTTTTTCCTGATGAGCCAAACGTCGACCCGCGACTGATCAAGCATCCCAATGTCATGACCCTGCCCCATATCGGCAGTGCCACGCAGGAGGGCCGCGAAGAATCGGGCATCAAGGTCATCGCAAACATCCGCATGTGGGCTGATGGCCATAGGCCGCCGGACCAGGTTCTCACCGGTCTCGCCTAA
- a CDS encoding N-acetylmuramoyl-L-alanine amidase family protein, with amino-acid sequence MILRMQILPPLFVTLASLAGAVGLAYSSGLAGKEPGLVLRTELPSVAGDVTLPEVFGSDELPLIVIDPGHGGFDPGATASGYREKTLVLGLARALRDELEARNIARVALTRDDDSYLLHSERSDMARRLGADLFLSIHADSAGEHGEVEGASIYTLSNRASSQAAARFAARENAADTLNGVELVRDSDSVNDILVELSQRRSQQEANDFARLIERAGEGTLAFHPQPRRSAALKVLRAPDIPSVLFESGYITNEADARRLASEDGRQEFADVMGRAISLYFSRRDES; translated from the coding sequence ATGATACTTCGTATGCAAATCCTGCCCCCGCTCTTCGTGACTTTGGCCTCGCTGGCCGGGGCGGTGGGACTTGCATATTCAAGCGGCCTGGCCGGGAAAGAACCCGGGCTGGTCCTTCGCACGGAGCTGCCTTCCGTGGCCGGCGATGTCACGCTGCCCGAAGTATTTGGCAGCGACGAGCTTCCGCTGATTGTGATTGATCCGGGGCATGGGGGTTTTGACCCGGGTGCGACTGCATCCGGATATCGCGAGAAAACCCTGGTGCTGGGACTTGCGCGTGCGCTGCGCGATGAGCTGGAAGCGAGAAATATCGCTCGTGTCGCGCTGACCCGTGATGACGACAGTTACCTTTTGCACAGCGAACGATCGGACATGGCCCGGCGCCTTGGTGCCGATTTGTTTTTGTCCATCCACGCTGACAGTGCCGGGGAGCATGGCGAAGTCGAAGGCGCGAGCATTTACACTCTTTCAAACCGCGCATCGAGCCAGGCAGCGGCAAGATTCGCCGCCCGGGAAAATGCCGCCGACACCCTCAACGGTGTCGAGCTTGTTCGCGATAGTGACAGCGTGAACGATATTCTGGTCGAGCTGTCGCAGCGCCGCAGTCAGCAGGAAGCAAACGATTTCGCCCGCCTGATTGAACGTGCGGGAGAGGGCACGCTCGCGTTTCATCCGCAGCCGCGCCGATCCGCTGCCTTAAAGGTCCTCCGAGCCCCGGATATCCCATCGGTTCTTTTCGAGAGCGGCTATATTACCAACGAGGCTGACGCGCGGCGTCTTGCATCTGAGGATGGCAGGCAGGAATTTGCCGATGTGATGGGCCGCGCAATCTCGCTTTATTTCTCGCGGCGTGACGAAAGCTGA